The following nucleotide sequence is from Mucilaginibacter sp. cycad4.
CAACGGCATCGTTACGTATATATTGAAATCAATTTGGTGAAAAATTTGTTTACATTTCACTATGAAGTTTAACTCGTTGATATTTAGAATATACATTATGAATGCAGGTTTTTTTTTAATGCTTTTAATTGGGTGTGCCACTTACAATAATAGCAGCAGCACGGGTGGGGTTAAAATGGTCCAATCTCTGCCAACTGGCAAAGAGGCACTGGTTAAAGCCCTTAAATACGCGCAAACACCCGAAGTATGGGACACAAATCCCATTACTATAACCGAAGCAAACGCAAATTCATTACCTGTAAAAGTAGCGGCACTGGATTCGCGCCTTACTTATTTAAATGTAAATAGCGTTGAAAAAGCTACAATACCCGGTTATGTAAAAGGCCTATCTACAGATTTTGGCAATGGCGGACGCAATATTGAACAGGCAAATGTGCTCTCTGTTGATTTTATATTTTCGGGCAAACAGTTTGATTTTTTGCTTTATGATACGGGATCAAGCGTTACCCAACTCAATATGTATGTTGAGGTTGACGGTAAGCTTACCAGCGCCGATGGATTTGCCACTTCAGCAGGCGGTGCAAAGGAACATACCATTAACGTGAATTTTGCAAGCAACGCCATCAACAGGCATGTTAAGCTGATATTTTCGGGCTTCCGTTCATTTGGTGGCCTGCTTACTGAGCGAGGTGCCACAATTGCGCCTTACGTTACCGAAAATAAATCGAAGGTGGTTGTATTTGGCGACAGTTATACAGCAGGTACCGGTGCCAGTAACGAGTTTGTAAACTTTTATGCCTATGAACTGGGTAAAATGATGGGCTGGAATAACACCATCATCTCCGGAGTGGGCGGTACAGGTTATTTAAATGCAGGCAATAACCGTAAAACATTTCGCCAGCGTGTAAATGATATCATCAGCGCAAATCCAGATGCCGTTGTTATTGCAGGTGGGTTGAACGACCTTAAAATTGCCTCTGCCAAACAAGTGGGCGATGAAGCATCATTGTTTTTTAATGAGATAAGAAAAGCCCTGCCCAAATGCGAGATTATCGTGGTGTCTCCTTTTTGGCCCAAAGCAACTACTTACCCCGCTGCTTATAAAGACGCTATACGGGCGGCCATGAGTGGCATTGCCAATGCTGAATTTATAGATTTAGGCGGATCATTTACAGCTAACACCGGGCGTACGCTGGCTGTTGCAAGCTTGGTTTATAAAGATGGGATGCACCCGAGCCCCACAGGGCACACCGTAATTGCCGAAAAACTTTCGGCTGCAATAAAAAAGACCCTCTTAAACTTAAACTAAGAGGGTCTTTTTTAATTTTCAGCAAGATGTATATGTTATTACTGCTTGGCCACGCCGCTGGCAGCCTTTATTGAATTATCTGATTTATCGTTATTCATGATAATATTATCATGCGTATTAACCCTTGAGTTGCCAAAGTGTTGTTTAAGCTTAATGGCGTTGTTAAAATTCTCAAGAGTGTTGTTCTGCACTTTTATAAACGCGCTGTTGTCGTCAAGGTAAATACCATTTATCGGGAATGCATCTGCCCATTTGCTTTTAGTCATGTCATGTACCCAGTTTTCGTATATCTGCGTACCTGGTTGGTTGCTCAGGGTATAAATGGCGGCGCCATCATCATGCAATAGCATTACATGGTGGATGTTGTTTTTCCTGATGAGGTTGTATTGTGTACCGCTAAG
It contains:
- a CDS encoding SGNH/GDSL hydrolase family protein, translating into MVQSLPTGKEALVKALKYAQTPEVWDTNPITITEANANSLPVKVAALDSRLTYLNVNSVEKATIPGYVKGLSTDFGNGGRNIEQANVLSVDFIFSGKQFDFLLYDTGSSVTQLNMYVEVDGKLTSADGFATSAGGAKEHTINVNFASNAINRHVKLIFSGFRSFGGLLTERGATIAPYVTENKSKVVVFGDSYTAGTGASNEFVNFYAYELGKMMGWNNTIISGVGGTGYLNAGNNRKTFRQRVNDIISANPDAVVIAGGLNDLKIASAKQVGDEASLFFNEIRKALPKCEIIVVSPFWPKATTYPAAYKDAIRAAMSGIANAEFIDLGGSFTANTGRTLAVASLVYKDGMHPSPTGHTVIAEKLSAAIKKTLLNLN